A single region of the Leisingera thetidis genome encodes:
- a CDS encoding M23 family metallopeptidase — MRAAALLTAISLAAPAAAGDFLLQFPLDCTLGEDCHIQQYTDHDPGPGAADFTCGSLSYEGHKGTDIALPYLSGMQAGVTVRAAADGVVLGTRDSMADEYATDGNAARIAGKECGNGVVLRHGGGWETQYCHMKQGSIRVESGMKVKAGDPLGQVGLSGNTQFPHLHLSVRKDGEVADPFAPDARGSCGPDTGRTLWAEPPPYQPGGVLGAGFSTAVPDYGAIKNGTADEAPLAADAPAFVFWAYAFGGRAGDSLELTVAGPEGELVSQRETLTKNQAQFFRAAGRRLRGGHWPAGTYTGRARLLRNGDEVDSFIRSMEVPRPRG, encoded by the coding sequence ATGCGCGCCGCAGCTCTGCTGACTGCCATATCGCTCGCCGCGCCCGCCGCGGCGGGCGATTTTCTTTTGCAGTTCCCGCTGGACTGCACCCTGGGCGAGGACTGCCACATCCAGCAGTACACCGACCACGATCCGGGCCCGGGTGCTGCCGATTTCACCTGCGGCAGCCTCAGCTATGAGGGCCACAAGGGCACCGATATCGCCCTTCCCTACCTGTCCGGCATGCAGGCTGGCGTTACGGTGCGCGCCGCCGCGGACGGTGTTGTGCTGGGAACCCGCGACAGCATGGCGGATGAATATGCCACCGATGGAAATGCCGCCCGTATCGCAGGCAAGGAATGCGGCAACGGCGTGGTGCTGCGCCACGGCGGCGGCTGGGAGACACAATACTGCCACATGAAACAGGGCTCGATCCGGGTGGAAAGCGGCATGAAGGTCAAGGCCGGCGATCCCCTGGGCCAGGTCGGCCTGTCCGGCAACACCCAGTTCCCGCACCTGCATTTGTCGGTGCGCAAGGATGGGGAAGTGGCCGATCCCTTTGCCCCCGATGCGCGCGGCAGCTGCGGTCCGGACACCGGCAGGACACTCTGGGCGGAGCCGCCGCCTTACCAGCCGGGCGGTGTCCTGGGCGCCGGCTTCAGCACTGCGGTGCCGGACTACGGCGCCATCAAGAACGGCACCGCGGATGAGGCGCCGCTGGCTGCGGATGCGCCTGCCTTTGTGTTCTGGGCCTATGCCTTTGGCGGCCGGGCGGGGGATTCGCTTGAACTGACGGTTGCCGGGCCGGAGGGCGAACTGGTCTCTCAGCGCGAGACCCTGACGAAAAACCAGGCACAGTTCTTCCGTGCCGCCGGGCGCCGCCTGCGGGGCGGGCACTGGCCTGCCGGCACCTATACCGGCAGGGCCAGGCTTCTGCGCAACGGCGATGAGGTCGACAGTTTCATCCGCAGCATGGAGGTTCCGCGGCCGCGGGGCTGA
- a CDS encoding peptidoglycan -binding protein: protein MALSRRTGQRFQASIWPGFVDAMTGLLLVLMFVLTIFMVVQFVLRETITGQESQLDDLSAEVSALAAALGLEERENRRLQARMGALASTLNTAEEDLAQTRSLVSSLTAERDRQADALAEAASRITSFEAQVAALAASRDAAREQAAELSAERDSLQAARETLLSEQEALNLALARARGEIDAQAETARRAAAEREAMEALIASLETEGARQEGRISELQEQLSAEETARLIEAAAAEALREKLQNADAELTAMTLALEERRRQAEDTLTLLAAAEAAKKQLDAQLSELEAARAGSDAEAGRLAAELAQAKAALAAADTQADELEVLRRRLLAAVAAQETAEAGASEQLSLAEERAALLAQARAALSREQAVSEEARRETALLNQQVAALRAQLGGLQAILDDYQSRDAAQQVQLQNLGQDLNAALARAASEERKRRLLEEQERKRLEAETAALSSKAQDLERYRSEFFGRLRDLLGTQEGVRIQGDRFVFASEVLFAPGSATLSQEGRVEIAKVASILQSVAAAIPPEINWIIRVDGHTDDTPLGVHPKFSDNWELSQGRALSVVRYMVEALGVPPSRLAANGFGEYQPVNPADTPEARAQNRRIELKFTEK, encoded by the coding sequence ATGGCCCTTTCCCGGCGCACAGGGCAGCGGTTCCAGGCCTCGATCTGGCCTGGCTTCGTCGATGCGATGACCGGGCTTCTGCTGGTGCTGATGTTTGTGCTGACCATTTTCATGGTGGTGCAATTCGTGCTGCGCGAGACCATCACCGGCCAGGAAAGCCAGCTGGACGATCTGTCGGCGGAGGTGAGTGCGCTGGCCGCGGCGCTGGGGCTGGAAGAACGCGAAAACCGGCGGCTGCAGGCCCGGATGGGGGCGCTGGCCTCGACCCTGAACACCGCCGAGGAGGATCTGGCGCAGACCCGCAGCCTGGTCTCGTCCCTCACCGCCGAACGCGACCGGCAGGCGGATGCGCTGGCCGAGGCCGCCAGCCGCATCACCAGTTTCGAGGCCCAGGTGGCGGCGCTGGCCGCCAGCCGGGATGCGGCGCGGGAGCAGGCGGCGGAGCTGAGCGCCGAGCGCGACAGCCTGCAGGCCGCCCGCGAAACGCTGCTGAGCGAGCAGGAGGCGCTGAACCTCGCACTGGCCCGGGCACGGGGCGAGATCGATGCCCAGGCCGAGACGGCGCGCCGGGCCGCGGCGGAGCGCGAGGCGATGGAGGCGCTGATTGCCAGCCTGGAGACGGAAGGCGCCCGGCAGGAGGGCCGGATTTCCGAACTGCAGGAACAGCTGAGCGCCGAGGAAACCGCCCGCCTCATTGAAGCTGCCGCCGCCGAGGCGCTGCGCGAAAAACTGCAGAATGCGGATGCGGAACTCACCGCGATGACCCTGGCGCTGGAGGAACGGCGCCGCCAGGCAGAGGATACGCTGACCCTGCTGGCGGCAGCCGAGGCGGCGAAGAAGCAGCTGGACGCGCAATTGTCCGAACTTGAGGCCGCCCGCGCCGGATCCGACGCCGAAGCGGGGCGGCTGGCGGCGGAACTGGCCCAAGCTAAGGCCGCGCTGGCCGCGGCGGACACCCAGGCGGACGAGCTGGAGGTTCTGCGCCGGCGCCTGCTGGCGGCGGTGGCAGCACAGGAAACGGCCGAGGCCGGCGCCTCCGAGCAGCTGAGCCTGGCGGAGGAGCGCGCGGCGCTGCTGGCCCAGGCGCGCGCCGCCCTGTCCAGGGAACAGGCGGTCTCCGAGGAAGCCCGCCGCGAAACCGCGCTGCTCAACCAGCAGGTGGCGGCGCTGCGCGCGCAGCTGGGCGGGCTGCAGGCCATCCTGGACGACTACCAGTCCCGCGATGCGGCGCAGCAGGTGCAGCTGCAGAACCTCGGCCAGGATCTGAACGCGGCACTGGCCCGGGCCGCCTCGGAAGAGCGCAAGCGCCGCCTGCTGGAGGAGCAGGAGCGCAAACGGCTGGAGGCCGAGACGGCAGCCCTGTCCAGCAAGGCGCAGGATCTGGAGCGCTACCGGTCGGAGTTCTTCGGCCGGCTGCGGGATCTTCTGGGCACCCAGGAGGGCGTGCGCATCCAGGGCGACCGCTTTGTCTTTGCCTCCGAGGTGCTGTTTGCGCCGGGCAGCGCCACGCTGTCGCAGGAAGGCCGGGTGGAGATCGCCAAGGTGGCGTCGATCCTGCAGAGCGTGGCGGCGGCGATCCCGCCGGAGATCAACTGGATCATCCGGGTCGATGGCCATACCGACGACACGCCGCTGGGGGTCCACCCGAAGTTCTCCGACAACTGGGAGCTCAGCCAGGGCCGGGCGCTGTCGGTGGTGCGCTACATGGTCGAGGCGCTGGGGGTGCCGCCGTCGCGGCTGGCAGCGAACGGATTTGGCGAGTATCAGCCGGTGAACCCGGCGGATACACCCGAAGCCCGGGCTCAGAACCGGCGGATCGAGCTGAAATTCACCGAAAAGTGA